A section of the Flavobacterium ardleyense genome encodes:
- the mscL gene encoding large-conductance mechanosensitive channel protein MscL, with protein sequence MGFFSDFKASLMKGDVLSLATAVVIGAAFGKIVTSVVEDVIMPIIGLITGGIDFSQKFISLNGVSYPTLDAAKEANAAVITYGNLIQAIINFVIIAFFVFVVLRAAEKARKKEAAAPAEVPGPTTEEKLLMEIRDAIKMKM encoded by the coding sequence ATGGGATTTTTTAGCGATTTTAAAGCATCATTAATGAAAGGCGATGTGCTTAGCCTAGCAACTGCGGTTGTAATTGGAGCAGCATTCGGAAAAATTGTCACTTCTGTAGTAGAAGATGTGATTATGCCGATTATTGGTTTGATTACTGGAGGAATTGATTTCTCTCAGAAATTTATCTCTTTAAATGGAGTTAGTTATCCAACTTTAGACGCTGCAAAAGAAGCGAATGCTGCAGTTATAACCTACGGTAACCTTATCCAAGCAATTATTAACTTTGTGATTATTGCCTTCTTTGTTTTTGTAGTATTAAGAGCAGCAGAAAAAGCACGTAAAAAAGAGGCCGCAGCTCCAGCAGAAGTTCCAGGTCCAACTACCGAGGAGAAGTTGCTTATGGAAATTCGTGACGCTATCAAAATGAAAATGTAA
- a CDS encoding aspartate-semialdehyde dehydrogenase: MKVAVVGATGMVGEIMLKVLTERKFPFTEIILVASEKSVGNQIEFQGKMHTIISKSDAVAMKPEIALFSAGGETSQKWAPIFAAAGTTVIDNSSAWRMDHSKKLIVPEINAASLTKEDKIIANPNCSTIQMVLALAPLHKKYKIKRIVVSTYQSITGTGVKAVKQLDNEYAGIKSEMAYKYPIHRNVIPQCDVFEENGYTKEEMKLVRETQKILDDRTIAVTATAVRVPVVGGHSEAINVEFENDFDLSEVRRVLHNTDGITLQDNPDTFTYPMPMYAEGKDAVFVGRLRRDESQPNTLNMWVVADNLRKGAATNTIQIAEYLIQNNLV, encoded by the coding sequence ATGAAAGTTGCAGTAGTTGGTGCCACCGGGATGGTTGGCGAAATAATGCTGAAAGTACTCACTGAAAGAAAATTTCCGTTTACCGAAATAATTCTAGTTGCGTCTGAAAAATCTGTAGGAAATCAAATTGAATTTCAAGGAAAAATGCATACGATCATTTCGAAGTCAGATGCAGTTGCTATGAAACCTGAAATTGCTTTATTTTCGGCTGGGGGTGAAACTTCCCAGAAATGGGCTCCTATATTTGCCGCCGCTGGCACAACTGTCATCGACAATTCTTCGGCTTGGCGAATGGATCACAGCAAAAAATTGATTGTTCCAGAAATAAATGCAGCTTCACTTACCAAAGAAGATAAAATTATTGCGAATCCAAATTGCTCGACAATACAAATGGTTTTGGCTTTAGCGCCATTACATAAAAAATATAAAATCAAACGAATTGTCGTTTCTACGTATCAGTCTATAACAGGTACAGGCGTTAAAGCGGTGAAACAACTCGATAATGAATATGCGGGAATCAAAAGTGAGATGGCATACAAATACCCTATTCACCGCAACGTAATTCCGCAATGTGATGTTTTTGAAGAAAATGGCTACACCAAAGAAGAAATGAAATTGGTCCGCGAGACTCAAAAAATTCTTGACGACCGCACCATTGCAGTTACCGCAACTGCAGTACGAGTTCCAGTTGTAGGAGGACACAGCGAAGCAATCAACGTAGAGTTTGAAAATGATTTTGATCTTTCGGAAGTTCGCAGAGTACTGCACAACACCGATGGAATAACTCTTCAAGATAATCCCGATACTTTTACCTATCCGATGCCGATGTATGCCGAAGGTAAAGATGCGGTTTTTGTGGGACGTTTGAGACGAGATGAAAGTCAGCCAAATACTTTAAATATGTGGGTTGTTGCAGATAATCTCCGAAAAGGTGCTGCCACCAATACCATTCAGATTGCAGAATATCTGATTCAGAATAATCTAGTTTAA
- a CDS encoding TonB-dependent receptor: MKYFFLALFLGFSVMALSQNKISGIITDSDKLPLAGVSIYAPAIQASTTSDANGFYSFSRIPSGKISFIFSYVGFTTLQRDFQVSEDGIQADIILQEDVHLMDEVIISTAFNKLQSQNVMKVEHESIKSLQQKGITTLIEGLTTIPGVSQISTGASIGKPVIRGLSSNRVLVYSQGVRLENQQFGDEHGLGLNDSGIESVEVIKGPASLLYGSDALGGVLYFIPEKFANANTIKADVDQKYYSNTEGTSTSVGVKGSTDKWKFLGRGSYSAHSDYEIPGGDKVTNTRYNELDLKGGIGYNTQSVSSIFRYNFNRLDLGMTEDGIAEQSNSKKTEFPRQAVDNHIMSLHNKIFFKNSSLDADFGYIMNFRQEFEDSPEAALDMHLRTFNYDLKYNFPKTTKIELIAGIQGMHQQNENFGEESLIPNATINDFGVFGTANYEWGKSAVQAGLRYDHRNLSSEANGISGEEGSFEALDLDFDSFNASLGYKTDLTKELLLRLNLASGFRAPNLAELTSNGVHEGTNRYEIGDSNLDKEQNFQVDLNLEYTSEHFEFFANAFYNYIDNYIYAAPSAAMIEDYVIFNYTQDNARLYGGEVGFHFHPHPLDWLHIETSFETVTAKKEGGDYLPLIPANTWSNTIRTEFGIKEWLSSGYARVNSTSTFAQTNTDLNETTSTAYTLINAGFGGKIKMANNSFDFSVSANNIFDKEYISHLSRLKVDEIPNIGRSIIVGLKFAI; encoded by the coding sequence ATGAAATATTTTTTCTTAGCCTTATTTTTGGGCTTTTCTGTTATGGCTTTAAGCCAAAATAAAATTAGTGGTATTATCACCGATTCGGATAAATTACCCCTTGCAGGCGTTTCGATTTACGCACCAGCAATTCAAGCAAGTACCACTTCTGATGCTAATGGCTTTTATAGCTTTAGTCGAATTCCATCAGGTAAAATCTCATTTATTTTCTCTTATGTAGGTTTCACAACACTTCAAAGAGATTTTCAAGTTTCCGAAGATGGAATTCAAGCAGATATTATTTTGCAAGAAGACGTGCATCTTATGGATGAAGTAATTATCTCGACTGCTTTCAACAAATTGCAATCTCAAAATGTCATGAAGGTTGAGCACGAGTCAATCAAATCCTTGCAGCAAAAAGGAATCACAACTCTTATCGAAGGATTGACTACGATTCCTGGAGTATCTCAGATTTCGACTGGCGCTTCGATTGGAAAGCCCGTTATTCGCGGATTAAGTTCAAATAGAGTTTTGGTTTACTCACAAGGTGTTCGATTAGAGAATCAGCAGTTTGGAGACGAGCATGGATTGGGTCTGAATGATTCGGGAATAGAAAGTGTAGAAGTTATCAAAGGTCCAGCTTCTTTACTTTATGGGTCTGACGCACTGGGCGGTGTTTTATACTTTATTCCTGAGAAATTCGCTAATGCAAATACTATAAAAGCAGATGTTGATCAGAAATACTACAGCAATACCGAAGGTACATCCACTTCTGTTGGAGTAAAAGGCTCTACGGATAAATGGAAATTTCTAGGGCGTGGTAGCTATTCAGCACATTCTGATTACGAAATTCCTGGCGGTGATAAAGTTACCAATACACGTTACAACGAACTTGATTTGAAAGGTGGAATTGGATATAATACGCAGAGCGTATCAAGTATTTTTAGATACAATTTCAACCGTCTTGATTTAGGAATGACCGAGGATGGCATTGCCGAGCAAAGCAATAGTAAGAAAACCGAATTTCCAAGACAAGCTGTGGACAATCATATCATGAGTTTGCACAATAAGATATTTTTCAAGAATTCATCATTAGATGCTGACTTTGGTTATATTATGAATTTCCGTCAGGAGTTTGAAGATTCGCCCGAAGCTGCTTTGGATATGCATTTACGAACTTTTAATTATGACTTAAAATACAATTTCCCAAAAACTACCAAAATTGAACTGATTGCCGGAATTCAAGGAATGCATCAACAGAATGAGAATTTTGGAGAAGAATCACTTATCCCGAATGCAACTATAAACGATTTTGGAGTGTTTGGAACTGCCAATTACGAATGGGGAAAAAGTGCTGTGCAAGCAGGCTTGCGTTATGATCACAGAAACTTAAGTTCTGAAGCAAATGGAATTTCTGGGGAAGAAGGTTCTTTTGAAGCGCTAGATTTAGATTTCGATAGTTTCAATGCTTCTTTGGGATACAAAACAGATTTGACTAAAGAACTTTTACTTCGATTGAATCTTGCTTCAGGTTTTAGAGCGCCCAATCTTGCTGAATTAACTAGTAACGGAGTTCACGAAGGAACAAATCGCTACGAAATTGGCGATAGCAATTTAGATAAAGAACAAAATTTTCAAGTTGATTTAAATTTGGAATACACTAGCGAACATTTCGAATTTTTTGCAAATGCATTTTATAATTATATCGACAATTATATTTACGCGGCACCTTCGGCAGCAATGATTGAAGACTATGTTATATTTAATTATACCCAAGACAATGCTCGACTTTATGGTGGAGAAGTAGGTTTCCATTTTCATCCGCATCCTTTAGATTGGTTGCATATCGAAACAAGTTTTGAAACTGTAACTGCGAAAAAAGAAGGTGGCGATTATCTTCCATTAATTCCTGCGAATACTTGGAGTAACACGATTAGAACTGAATTTGGAATTAAAGAATGGCTAAGCAGCGGATACGCGAGAGTAAATTCGACCAGTACATTTGCACAGACTAATACAGATTTAAATGAGACTACCTCTACCGCTTACACCCTGATAAATGCAGGTTTTGGTGGTAAAATAAAAATGGCGAATAACAGCTTTGATTTTAGCGTAAGCGCCAATAACATTTTTGATAAGGAATATATTTCACATCTATCACGATTGAAGGTTGATGAGATTCCAAACATTGGAAGAAGTATCATTGTAGGATTAAAGTTTGCAATCTAA
- a CDS encoding bifunctional UDP-N-acetylmuramoyl-tripeptide:D-alanyl-D-alanine ligase/alanine racemase: protein MNLSVQEIKNILKAEVTLNSNQFIDTISVDSRSLQNKENTLFFALSGPNYNAHQFIPDLISRGVHSFVVSQAPQEFVADANFLVVDNVLIALQQLAVYYRSLFEFPVVGITGSNGKTIVKEWLNFLLSPDYNVIRSPKSYNSQVGVPLSVLSTNERHNFGIFEAGISTVNEMKFLAPIIKPTIGIFTNIGSSHNEGFENIQQKISEKLELFENSDILILEESAAVRQLIAKDQKIFSWSRNNAAADVLINASKVENSDTTNLSVKFDNQNFEVKIPFQDDASIQNATSCLMVLLYLKYDVATIQSRLSSLYKVEMRLQLKNGINRCVIVDDSYSSDFQSLKIALDFLESQKKHLKKTVIISDIYQSGLPLEEVYRKVASLMQSNQISRVIGIGEVISCYEHLFVNIETFASTADFLEKFEEMTFADESILVKGARSFKFEKVVLLLAEKNHETVLEINLNAIAHNVGFFKSKIATTTKLMVMVKAFAYGSGGFEIAKLLEYLKVDYLGVAFADEGISLRNAGLKIPIMVLNPENSSFPSIITFKLEAEIYSIKGLKAFIKVCEEKKVENYPIHIKIDTGMHRLGFEENTIDELIEVLKHTTSVKVQSILSHLATSDNLEDQSFAHHQLNLFEKLSSRIISDLGISPLRHILNTSGISNFPEHQYDMVRLGIGTYGISNDPAEQKYLQNVSTLKSIISQIRTISQGESVGYSQKFIAEKITRIATIPIGYADGIDRGWGNKVGYVMINNQKAEIVGNVCMDMLMADCSDIQCKEGDEVEVFGKNPTVIEMAEALNTIPYEVLTGVSQRVKRVFYRE, encoded by the coding sequence ATGAATTTATCTGTTCAAGAAATAAAAAATATATTAAAAGCCGAGGTTACACTCAATTCGAATCAATTTATTGATACTATTTCTGTAGATAGTAGATCGCTACAAAATAAAGAAAACACCTTATTTTTTGCACTCTCGGGACCCAATTACAATGCTCATCAGTTTATTCCTGACCTAATTTCTCGCGGCGTTCACAGTTTTGTGGTTTCACAAGCTCCACAAGAATTTGTTGCAGATGCCAATTTTCTCGTAGTTGATAATGTTCTAATCGCTTTGCAACAACTTGCAGTATACTATAGATCATTGTTTGAGTTTCCAGTAGTGGGAATTACGGGAAGCAATGGAAAAACGATTGTGAAAGAGTGGCTAAATTTTCTTTTAAGTCCAGATTATAATGTTATCCGAAGTCCAAAAAGCTACAATTCGCAAGTTGGAGTACCACTTTCGGTCTTATCGACCAATGAACGACACAACTTTGGAATTTTTGAGGCAGGAATTTCGACCGTAAACGAAATGAAATTTCTGGCACCCATAATTAAACCGACTATTGGAATTTTTACCAATATCGGAAGTTCGCACAATGAAGGTTTCGAAAATATTCAGCAGAAAATATCTGAAAAGCTTGAACTTTTTGAAAATTCTGACATTCTAATTTTGGAAGAGTCGGCAGCAGTTAGACAGCTTATTGCAAAAGATCAAAAGATTTTTAGTTGGAGCAGAAATAATGCTGCCGCAGATGTTTTGATTAATGCTTCAAAAGTAGAAAACAGCGACACTACTAATCTTTCAGTTAAATTCGACAATCAAAATTTTGAAGTAAAAATTCCTTTTCAAGACGACGCTTCTATTCAAAATGCTACTTCGTGTTTGATGGTTTTGCTATACCTAAAATATGATGTCGCTACAATTCAATCCAGACTTTCCTCCTTATATAAGGTAGAAATGCGCTTGCAATTGAAAAACGGAATAAATCGATGTGTGATTGTTGACGATAGCTATAGTTCGGACTTTCAATCTCTCAAAATTGCTTTGGATTTTCTAGAAAGTCAGAAAAAGCATTTGAAGAAAACGGTGATTATTTCGGATATTTATCAAAGTGGATTGCCACTTGAAGAGGTTTATAGAAAAGTCGCTTCTTTGATGCAGTCGAATCAAATAAGCAGAGTTATCGGAATTGGCGAAGTAATTTCATGTTACGAGCATCTTTTCGTAAATATTGAAACCTTTGCTTCCACCGCTGATTTTTTAGAGAAATTTGAAGAAATGACGTTTGCCGATGAAAGTATCCTGGTGAAAGGTGCGAGATCTTTCAAGTTTGAAAAAGTCGTTCTTCTATTAGCGGAGAAAAACCACGAAACGGTTTTGGAAATAAATCTGAATGCGATTGCGCACAATGTTGGTTTCTTTAAAAGCAAAATAGCTACTACTACCAAATTGATGGTGATGGTAAAAGCCTTTGCTTATGGAAGTGGTGGTTTTGAAATTGCCAAACTTCTAGAATATCTCAAAGTGGATTATCTAGGTGTGGCTTTCGCCGATGAAGGAATAAGCCTCCGAAATGCTGGCTTGAAAATTCCAATAATGGTTTTGAATCCAGAAAATTCTAGCTTTCCTTCTATCATCACGTTTAAATTAGAAGCTGAAATTTATAGTATCAAAGGTCTAAAAGCTTTTATAAAAGTTTGCGAAGAAAAAAAAGTCGAGAACTATCCTATTCATATTAAAATTGATACAGGAATGCACCGTTTAGGATTTGAAGAAAATACTATCGACGAATTAATCGAGGTTCTAAAACACACAACTTCGGTCAAGGTGCAAAGCATCCTTTCTCATTTGGCGACAAGCGACAACTTAGAAGATCAATCTTTTGCACATCATCAACTTAATTTATTCGAAAAATTATCTTCCAGAATAATTTCTGATTTAGGAATTTCACCCTTACGACACATCTTGAATACTTCGGGGATTTCGAATTTCCCAGAGCATCAATACGATATGGTACGATTGGGAATTGGCACTTACGGAATTTCCAATGATCCAGCAGAGCAAAAGTATCTGCAAAACGTCAGCACTTTAAAATCGATCATTTCGCAAATCAGAACAATTTCGCAAGGAGAAAGTGTTGGCTACAGCCAAAAATTTATTGCTGAAAAAATTACTAGAATAGCTACAATTCCGATTGGGTATGCTGATGGAATTGATCGTGGATGGGGAAATAAAGTGGGTTATGTAATGATTAATAATCAAAAAGCCGAGATTGTAGGAAATGTCTGCATGGATATGTTGATGGCAGATTGTTCTGATATTCAGTGCAAGGAAGGTGATGAGGTAGAGGTGTTTGGCAAAAATCCTACGGTAATCGAGATGGCCGAGGCATTAAATACAATTCCGTATGAGGTTTTGACTGGTGTATCTCAACGGGTAAAAAGAGTTTTTTATCGAGAATAA
- a CDS encoding TIGR00266 family protein: MRAHEIDYEIFGEEMQYVEIELDPQEVVVAEAGSFMMMDNGIAMQTIFGDGSAQDTGIFGKLLSAGKRVLTGESLFMTAYLNQNSGKAKASFASPYPGKIVALDLQNLQGKFICQKNAFLCAAKGVSVGIEFSKKLGTGLFGGEGFIMQKLEGDGMAFIHAGGTLAKKELAAGQILKVDTGCIVGFTRDVDYDIEFVGGIRNSVFGGEGLFYATLRGPGTVYIQSLPFSRLADRIIASAPRSGGSDRGEGSILGGLGNLLDGDNRF; the protein is encoded by the coding sequence ATGAGAGCACACGAGATAGATTACGAGATTTTTGGCGAAGAAATGCAGTATGTAGAAATTGAATTGGATCCGCAGGAAGTGGTCGTTGCCGAAGCAGGAAGCTTCATGATGATGGACAACGGTATTGCAATGCAAACCATTTTCGGCGACGGATCAGCTCAAGACACTGGTATTTTCGGTAAATTACTTTCTGCTGGAAAGCGTGTTCTCACTGGCGAAAGTTTATTTATGACTGCCTATCTCAATCAGAATAGCGGAAAGGCCAAAGCTTCTTTTGCTTCTCCTTATCCTGGAAAAATTGTCGCTCTTGATCTTCAAAATTTACAAGGAAAATTTATCTGCCAGAAGAATGCTTTTTTGTGTGCTGCCAAAGGTGTTTCAGTAGGAATAGAATTTTCCAAGAAACTCGGAACTGGACTTTTTGGAGGTGAAGGTTTTATAATGCAGAAATTGGAAGGCGACGGAATGGCCTTTATTCACGCTGGTGGAACCTTGGCTAAAAAGGAATTGGCAGCAGGTCAGATTTTGAAAGTTGATACTGGATGTATTGTAGGTTTTACCAGAGATGTAGATTATGACATCGAATTTGTGGGCGGAATTCGTAACTCTGTCTTTGGAGGCGAAGGACTTTTTTACGCCACACTTCGCGGTCCTGGAACAGTTTATATACAATCATTACCCTTTAGCAGATTAGCAGACAGAATTATAGCTTCGGCACCAAGATCTGGAGGAAGTGATAGAGGAGAAGGCAGTATTCTCGGCGGCCTCGGAAATCTTCTTGATGGTGATAACCGATTTTAA